A genomic window from Ruminiclostridium cellulolyticum H10 includes:
- a CDS encoding putative ABC transporter permease subunit, which yields MNSIFLLIKANIINSWGINKALKSKSMSEKIKTVLLGLLIVYAFCMLAFSMFMLNYSLGNILEELNSLELLIASSILSTTLFSLFISIYKIPGHLFSFKDFDLLMSLPVKPSAVLASKMIFVYLSNLAISVLVGGPSLVTYGIKTHSGFMYYIFAFLATLFVPLIPITIGAVFAYILGRISSKFRSTNTLMLIGSFILIAVFMVLPNMLAGVNQDQVQNAIPSISGVTKVLFWTNLYIKALSNTNILYLAAFLLVSAAVFGIFITIFSRGFKTINSKMSEKYKASDYKITRLKASSVMKALYFKQLRFYLSSYIYVTNTAVGVIMMLIFSLAVAVFGKEEVAKVLELPMADAYLAPLVALIFGFCISFTFVTAASISLEGKSLWIIKSLPLKIESILWSKILLNLTLTIPALVINTVIVAVSFKLGAETVSVLFLVSLLFSIVCPIIGILVNLFFPKLEWTSQVSVVKQSASVFVTMIINVILLGVPLVVFILIKPSNTNLFMELVSVVLAILVFILIKVLNTVGVKKFKEL from the coding sequence ATGAATAGCATTTTTCTTTTAATTAAGGCTAATATAATTAATTCTTGGGGAATAAACAAGGCATTGAAGTCAAAATCCATGTCGGAAAAAATAAAGACCGTACTTTTGGGTTTACTTATAGTATACGCTTTTTGTATGCTAGCTTTCTCAATGTTTATGTTAAACTACTCTCTGGGAAATATACTTGAAGAGTTGAATTCATTGGAGTTGCTTATAGCAAGCTCTATTTTGTCAACTACTCTGTTCTCACTTTTTATAAGTATCTACAAAATACCTGGACACCTCTTTTCCTTCAAGGATTTTGATTTGCTTATGTCGTTGCCTGTAAAACCGTCGGCAGTTCTGGCAAGTAAGATGATCTTTGTTTATCTTTCAAACCTTGCTATCAGTGTCCTTGTTGGAGGTCCTTCACTGGTTACTTATGGGATAAAAACCCATAGTGGGTTCATGTACTATATATTTGCTTTTCTGGCTACATTGTTTGTACCGCTTATTCCAATTACGATAGGTGCTGTTTTCGCTTATATACTTGGACGTATATCCTCAAAGTTCAGATCGACAAATACTCTGATGCTTATAGGCTCCTTTATCCTTATTGCTGTATTTATGGTTCTGCCTAACATGCTTGCCGGAGTTAATCAAGATCAGGTTCAGAATGCTATTCCGTCAATATCCGGTGTTACAAAGGTTCTTTTCTGGACGAACTTGTATATTAAAGCTTTAAGTAACACAAACATTTTGTATCTTGCCGCGTTTTTACTGGTGAGTGCGGCAGTTTTCGGTATATTTATTACAATATTCTCAAGAGGCTTTAAAACTATTAATTCAAAAATGTCCGAAAAATACAAAGCATCAGACTATAAGATTACAAGGCTCAAGGCATCAAGTGTTATGAAGGCCTTGTATTTCAAGCAACTAAGATTCTATCTTTCTTCATATATATATGTAACCAATACGGCAGTTGGGGTAATAATGATGCTGATTTTTTCCTTGGCAGTTGCTGTTTTTGGTAAGGAGGAGGTTGCAAAGGTATTGGAACTCCCGATGGCCGATGCATATCTTGCACCTTTAGTCGCTCTGATATTTGGATTCTGTATTAGTTTTACGTTTGTAACAGCAGCATCAATATCTCTTGAAGGAAAAAGTCTTTGGATTATCAAATCGCTTCCCTTAAAAATAGAAAGCATACTTTGGAGTAAAATACTTCTCAACCTTACACTGACTATCCCCGCACTGGTTATTAATACTGTAATTGTGGCGGTTTCCTTTAAATTAGGTGCTGAAACGGTTTCGGTTCTGTTTTTGGTTTCACTGTTGTTCAGTATAGTTTGTCCGATTATTGGCATTTTGGTAAACTTGTTTTTTCCAAAACTGGAGTGGACTTCACAGGTTTCGGTAGTAAAGCAAAGTGCGAGTGTTTTTGTAACTATGATTATTAACGTTATACTGTTAGGGGTTCCTTTGGTTGTGTTTATTCTTATAAAGCCTTCTAACACTAATTTGTTTATGGAACTGGTTTCGGTTGTTTTGGCAATATTGGTGTTTATTCTTATAAAAGTATTAAATACAGTAGGGGTTAAAAAATTCAAGGAGTTGTAA
- a CDS encoding ABC transporter ATP-binding protein, which translates to MLTISNLSKTYKGGKRAVDNLTLEIQKGDIYGFIGHNGAGKTTTIKCVAGILEFSEGDILIEGKSVKTNPLECKRMIAYIPDNPDLYENMTGIQYLNFIADVFSISANEREKSIKEYADMMELTESLGDLISSYSHGMKQKLAIISALVHNPSLYIMDEPFVGLDPKAAHTLKEVMKEKCRQGSAIFFSTHVLEVAEKLCNKIAIIKDGKLITSGETDSVRGNSSLEQLFLELIDNE; encoded by the coding sequence ATGCTTACAATAAGTAATTTATCCAAAACTTATAAAGGCGGTAAAAGGGCAGTAGACAATCTGACACTCGAAATTCAAAAGGGAGATATATACGGATTCATAGGACACAATGGTGCCGGAAAGACAACTACCATAAAGTGTGTTGCGGGGATTCTGGAATTTTCCGAAGGAGATATTCTTATAGAAGGAAAGTCTGTAAAAACAAACCCGTTGGAATGTAAGAGAATGATTGCATATATACCAGACAACCCCGACCTTTATGAAAATATGACAGGGATTCAGTACCTCAATTTTATTGCTGATGTTTTCTCAATTTCAGCAAACGAGAGAGAAAAATCTATTAAAGAGTACGCAGATATGATGGAGCTTACAGAGAGCCTTGGAGACTTGATTTCATCTTACTCTCACGGAATGAAACAAAAGCTTGCCATTATATCCGCACTTGTTCATAACCCAAGCCTCTATATAATGGATGAACCCTTTGTAGGACTTGACCCTAAGGCTGCACATACACTTAAAGAAGTAATGAAGGAAAAGTGCAGGCAGGGAAGTGCTATCTTCTTTTCAACCCATGTTCTGGAGGTTGCTGAAAAGCTGTGCAACAAGATAGCCATTATAAAGGACGGCAAGCTGATTACAAGCGGTGAAACTGATAGTGTAAGGGGAAATAGCTCACTTGAGCAATTATTTTTGGAGTTGATAGATAATGAATAG
- a CDS encoding response regulator transcription factor codes for MTDNPLKVMIVDDESNTRDLLKLLIDWDGLGMEAAGDATSGLEALDMLDELNPDIVITDIQMPYMDGLTLSKNIKERHPDISIIILTAHDEFAYAQNAVSLGASDFILKPVNKDTIFETLSKVGNSIRSTRERLGRLELSHQYMQSNIMVFQNKVLNDLVLNRNFTFQPHELKMMEIRFDTDYNLYQVSLINVGIEKNRYTNLERQMLLENCCNYIRDFYFKKGLAYVFTDIQSNIVLLNNDSSISLSDISEHASLYFREQFSVSVSCGIGLEVHALDNVYKSYHQALNALNMCYITGEEITYADSQASEAENDTAFDRSFLTDNMKLAIKSGATSQALEITRKVLYNYTRENINDLDAVKIFSINMCNYIKELLSEMKIPFTGTLSLSGDFLLDIFKLEKYVDIEVTILGIVEKATDLITEALNNKSKSIVDEVKNYIDRNYSDNSLTLKVVADKFYINSSYLSRIFKKGTGITFSEYLTKVRIDNAKSILKSQDYKAYQLAEMIGIPDPNYFVKCFKKVAGISFAEYKLQKA; via the coding sequence ATGACTGACAATCCTTTGAAAGTTATGATAGTTGATGACGAAAGCAACACAAGAGACCTTTTAAAATTATTAATTGACTGGGACGGTCTCGGCATGGAAGCGGCAGGAGATGCCACCAGCGGGCTTGAAGCTCTTGACATGCTGGATGAACTGAACCCCGATATTGTAATTACGGATATTCAGATGCCGTATATGGACGGACTGACACTTAGTAAAAATATAAAGGAACGACACCCGGATATTTCAATAATTATTCTCACTGCACACGATGAGTTTGCCTATGCCCAGAATGCCGTTTCCCTAGGAGCATCCGACTTTATCCTTAAGCCTGTTAACAAGGATACTATTTTTGAAACTCTTTCGAAGGTGGGCAACAGTATAAGATCAACCCGGGAACGTCTCGGAAGGCTGGAGCTGTCCCACCAGTATATGCAGAGTAATATCATGGTCTTCCAGAACAAGGTTCTGAATGATCTTGTTTTAAACCGTAATTTTACCTTTCAGCCTCATGAACTGAAAATGATGGAAATAAGGTTTGATACCGACTATAACTTGTATCAGGTTTCATTAATTAATGTAGGAATTGAAAAGAACAGATATACAAATCTGGAAAGACAAATGCTTCTGGAAAACTGCTGCAATTACATCAGGGACTTTTATTTTAAAAAAGGCCTTGCCTATGTTTTTACAGATATTCAAAGCAACATAGTATTGCTGAATAATGATAGTTCAATTTCATTAAGTGATATTTCCGAACATGCCTCACTTTACTTTAGAGAACAATTTTCAGTTTCCGTTTCCTGCGGTATAGGCCTTGAGGTACATGCTCTAGATAATGTTTACAAAAGTTACCATCAAGCCTTGAATGCGTTGAACATGTGCTATATTACAGGAGAAGAAATTACTTATGCGGATTCCCAAGCGAGCGAAGCCGAGAATGATACAGCCTTCGACAGAAGTTTTCTGACTGATAATATGAAACTTGCAATTAAATCGGGGGCAACATCACAAGCTTTGGAGATAACCAGAAAGGTTTTATATAACTATACTAGGGAAAACATAAACGATCTGGACGCAGTTAAAATATTTTCAATTAATATGTGCAATTATATAAAGGAGCTTCTTTCTGAAATGAAGATTCCCTTTACTGGAACTCTTTCGTTATCGGGTGACTTTTTACTGGACATATTCAAGCTTGAAAAGTATGTAGATATAGAAGTTACTATTCTTGGTATTGTAGAAAAAGCTACGGATCTTATAACAGAAGCACTGAATAATAAAAGCAAGTCAATTGTAGACGAAGTTAAAAATTATATAGATCGAAACTATAGTGACAATAGCCTTACTTTAAAGGTAGTCGCTGATAAATTTTATATTAATTCAAGCTATTTAAGCCGTATATTTAAAAAAGGTACCGGCATAACATTCTCAGAGTACCTGACAAAAGTGCGGATAGATAATGCCAAATCAATACTGAAATCTCAGGATTACAAGGCTTATCAGCTTGCAGAGATGATTGGAATCCCAGACCCTAACTACTTTGTAAAGTGCTTTAAAAAGGTTGCAGGAATATCCTTTGCCGAATATAAGCTGCAAAAGGCCTAG
- a CDS encoding carbohydrate ABC transporter permease has protein sequence MVDKVLGNKKAIVFFLFPALVIFIGLIIVPIIMSTYYSLQEWSGFGKGTFIGLQNYKGLLSDPIFIKAAVNSLILAFASVFIQLPISLLLALTLAKGVKFEKSFVTIYFIPVIISTVVIGQLWMKIYNPDYGILNLFLKNIGLGSLASEWLGDPKRALTATFIPIIWQYIGYHMLLMYAGIKSISTDVFEAAVIDGSSWWNTSMKITIPMLKPVLNVSVIFAVTGALKVFDLVYVLTGGGPAHASEVIGTYMVSTIFKGNQYGYGSAMAIFVILECFVLSILVGLLFREKGEAK, from the coding sequence TTGGTGGATAAAGTTTTGGGCAATAAGAAAGCTATAGTATTTTTCCTGTTTCCGGCTTTAGTTATATTTATTGGGTTAATAATTGTACCTATCATAATGTCAACGTACTACAGCTTGCAGGAATGGTCGGGATTTGGCAAAGGTACTTTTATAGGTCTGCAAAACTATAAAGGACTTCTTTCTGATCCGATATTTATAAAAGCTGCAGTAAATTCACTGATTTTGGCATTTGCATCAGTATTTATACAGCTTCCGATTTCGCTACTTTTGGCTCTGACACTTGCGAAGGGTGTTAAGTTTGAAAAGAGCTTTGTGACTATTTATTTTATACCGGTTATTATTTCCACAGTTGTTATCGGACAGCTTTGGATGAAAATATATAATCCTGATTATGGAATTCTAAATTTATTTTTAAAAAATATTGGACTGGGCTCCCTAGCATCAGAGTGGCTTGGTGACCCCAAAAGAGCATTGACTGCTACATTTATTCCGATAATATGGCAGTACATCGGATATCATATGCTTTTAATGTATGCAGGTATTAAATCAATTTCCACTGATGTTTTCGAAGCTGCTGTAATTGATGGATCTTCATGGTGGAATACATCTATGAAAATAACAATACCAATGTTGAAGCCTGTGTTGAATGTTTCGGTAATATTCGCTGTTACAGGTGCACTGAAGGTATTTGATCTTGTATATGTTTTAACAGGTGGGGGACCTGCACACGCTAGTGAAGTAATAGGCACATATATGGTTAGTACAATATTTAAAGGTAACCAGTACGGATATGGTAGTGCGATGGCCATATTTGTAATTCTTGAATGTTTTGTATTATCAATTCTTGTAGGTTTATTATTCAGAGAAAAGGGGGAAGCAAAATGA
- a CDS encoding sensor histidine kinase: MNFFKHFMETLKNIFLNIPIRSKMLIIFMAFMLFYVIISLVIYDNVITNETLSQVRQRSYETTELIRTNINTMIDNTNNVSKMLTTNSLIRSYLKSDRPSRSLSKTANDVMFNIHITFPNIDSIYLYDLHGSGLRTNKVLTISSVEDVKKAPWFDELIRLNGGYKISINAENTLKTYSGKNLVSVMRVLNDLDSLRPIGVLILNISQDSIAEVINETSENGGSSFILLDADNNPVIENDSSYELYKPYFTGIADHEEIITIDNKKLLVFESVLPGTGWKIINCTSLSFKSPGIRTLNVIYILFIGITVFLFIVASLFTASLITSPIKNLINSMQGVSNGVFKRVSYRTGNDEIGELKNNYNLMIMEIDQLIIKLLDEEKKKRKFELDVLNEQIKPHFLYNTLDNISYLALSGNNQAVYEAVNALGSFCRISLSKGSEVISLENEICQIQNYLLLQKLRYGEMISDEYDIAPATSQIKILKNILQPLVENSIYHGIRPSGEPGFIKTSAHINDDLLILSVEDNGIGMDEKEINSISDENLAGNQASFGLRGTIQRLKLYYGTNDIYTVESSKYSGTKITLKIPLKEDKDD; the protein is encoded by the coding sequence ATGAATTTTTTCAAGCATTTTATGGAAACACTAAAAAACATTTTTTTAAATATCCCCATCAGAAGCAAAATGCTCATTATCTTCATGGCATTCATGCTTTTTTATGTGATTATAAGTCTGGTGATTTATGACAATGTCATAACAAACGAAACTTTAAGCCAGGTTCGGCAGCGTTCCTATGAAACAACGGAGCTTATACGGACAAATATTAACACAATGATTGACAATACAAATAATGTTTCCAAGATGCTAACCACCAACTCTCTCATAAGGTCATACCTTAAGTCGGATAGGCCGTCACGGAGTTTGTCTAAAACTGCCAATGACGTTATGTTCAACATCCACATAACCTTTCCGAATATAGATTCAATTTACCTTTATGACTTGCATGGTTCAGGGCTACGAACTAATAAAGTCCTTACCATTTCAAGTGTAGAGGATGTGAAAAAGGCTCCGTGGTTTGATGAACTTATAAGGCTTAACGGTGGATATAAGATATCTATAAATGCAGAAAACACCCTTAAAACATATTCTGGCAAAAACCTGGTATCTGTAATGAGAGTTTTGAATGATCTTGACAGTCTCAGGCCCATAGGTGTTCTCATTTTGAACATTTCACAGGATAGTATTGCGGAGGTTATTAATGAAACCAGCGAAAACGGAGGCTCCTCCTTTATACTTCTGGATGCCGATAATAATCCCGTCATTGAAAATGACAGTTCCTACGAACTTTATAAACCCTATTTTACAGGGATTGCAGACCATGAAGAGATTATAACCATTGATAATAAAAAGCTACTGGTATTCGAATCTGTTTTGCCGGGTACAGGCTGGAAAATAATAAATTGTACCAGCCTTTCCTTTAAGTCACCCGGCATACGCACACTGAACGTTATATATATTCTGTTTATTGGAATCACGGTGTTTTTATTTATAGTAGCGTCACTTTTTACCGCGAGCCTGATAACTTCTCCCATAAAGAATCTCATCAACTCTATGCAAGGCGTATCTAATGGTGTATTTAAACGGGTAAGCTACAGAACTGGGAATGATGAAATAGGTGAGCTTAAAAACAATTACAATCTGATGATTATGGAAATAGATCAGCTTATAATAAAGCTTTTGGATGAAGAAAAGAAAAAACGCAAATTTGAGCTCGATGTTCTCAATGAACAGATTAAGCCTCACTTTTTATATAATACCTTGGATAATATTTCATATTTGGCGTTATCAGGAAACAATCAAGCCGTTTATGAAGCGGTCAATGCCCTAGGGAGCTTTTGTCGGATAAGCCTCAGCAAGGGTTCAGAAGTTATCAGTCTTGAAAATGAAATATGCCAGATACAAAACTATCTTCTGCTTCAAAAGCTTCGTTACGGTGAGATGATTAGCGATGAATACGATATAGCTCCGGCAACCAGCCAAATAAAAATACTCAAGAATATACTTCAGCCCTTGGTGGAGAACAGTATATATCACGGTATCAGGCCTAGCGGTGAACCAGGTTTTATAAAAACATCAGCACATATTAATGACGACCTCCTCATTTTGTCGGTAGAGGATAACGGTATTGGAATGGATGAAAAAGAAATTAACAGTATTTCAGATGAAAACCTTGCAGGGAATCAAGCCAGTTTTGGGCTTAGAGGAACTATACAGCGTCTAAAGTTGTATTACGGCACCAATGATATATATACGGTGGAAAGCAGTAAGTATTCCGGCACAAAAATAACACTGAAAATTCCTTTAAAGGAGGATAAAGATGACTGA
- a CDS encoding carbohydrate ABC transporter permease: protein MSDMVRGKITNFSISKILMYIALLIVAVIQLFPLYWMFSFSLKDNSEIFGGNPIGLPGKWLWSNYSNALTQGNVGRYFTNSVIVTTVTILLTSIIAVMASYALTRMVFRIRKPLNSFFILGLTVPLHSALLPIFIMLRSLKMVNSYWALIAPYTAFAIPMAILIFSGFMGSIPREMEEAACIDGCSIYKIFFTIILPLMRPAIATVTIFTFLQAWNELMFAVVFISDAKYKTLTVGIQSLAGQYTTEWGPIGAGLMVATIPTLIIYAIMSKKVQDSLVVGAVKG, encoded by the coding sequence ATGAGTGACATGGTTCGGGGAAAAATAACCAATTTTTCCATATCAAAGATTCTTATGTATATAGCACTTTTAATAGTAGCAGTCATTCAGCTGTTTCCTCTTTATTGGATGTTTTCATTCTCTTTAAAGGATAATTCCGAAATTTTTGGAGGCAATCCCATAGGACTTCCGGGAAAGTGGCTGTGGTCTAACTACAGCAATGCTTTGACGCAGGGGAATGTCGGAAGGTATTTCACAAACAGCGTCATTGTAACAACAGTTACTATTCTATTGACATCTATTATAGCAGTTATGGCTTCATATGCATTGACCAGAATGGTATTTAGAATCAGAAAGCCGTTAAATTCGTTCTTTATACTTGGATTAACTGTACCTCTGCATTCTGCTCTCCTGCCGATATTTATTATGCTTAGAAGTCTTAAAATGGTTAATTCCTACTGGGCTTTGATAGCTCCCTATACCGCATTTGCAATACCAATGGCAATACTGATTTTTTCCGGATTTATGGGCTCCATTCCGAGGGAAATGGAAGAGGCGGCATGTATAGATGGCTGCAGCATCTATAAGATATTTTTTACTATCATACTTCCGTTAATGAGACCGGCAATTGCTACAGTTACAATTTTCACATTCCTTCAAGCGTGGAATGAGCTGATGTTTGCAGTAGTATTTATTAGTGATGCAAAATATAAGACACTGACAGTTGGTATTCAGTCTCTTGCAGGTCAGTATACGACAGAGTGGGGACCTATAGGTGCAGGCTTGATGGTCGCTACCATACCGACACTTATAATTTATGCAATAATGAGTAAAAAAGTTCAGGATAGTCTTGTGGTTGGAGCCGTAAAAGGTTAA
- a CDS encoding putative ABC transporter permease gives MDVFYEFIIFLTIYSFIGWVCEVIYCSILSRKIVNRGFLAGPVCPVYGFGAMFVVFLLKPADSGIIVIFLTGLALTSILEYITGWLLEAFFSTKWWDYSNNRFNLNGRVCLKNSVLFGIMCVVLVKVLHPAITHVVALIPEIWVRVSGIVLIAAFAIDILLTVNTLLNLHDRLKKLHEFTEDLKKNGEILEWFNERELFKSFEKLRLLAEESKNELNLRLREKFETLSQKRGSGQRLIKAFPNMKSIKYQVQLDHLKYILKQLRERAGGKH, from the coding sequence ATGGATGTTTTTTATGAATTCATTATCTTTCTCACCATTTACAGCTTTATAGGATGGGTCTGCGAGGTCATATACTGCTCTATATTATCAAGGAAAATAGTAAACAGAGGCTTTCTAGCAGGCCCTGTTTGCCCGGTATATGGCTTTGGTGCAATGTTTGTAGTCTTTTTATTGAAACCTGCGGACTCCGGCATAATTGTAATTTTTCTGACAGGGCTTGCACTTACCAGTATACTTGAGTACATAACAGGCTGGCTGCTGGAGGCTTTTTTCAGTACAAAATGGTGGGACTATTCAAATAACAGGTTTAATCTGAACGGCAGGGTATGTTTAAAAAACTCGGTTTTATTCGGAATAATGTGCGTTGTTCTGGTAAAGGTACTGCATCCTGCAATAACTCATGTTGTAGCACTTATTCCTGAAATATGGGTAAGGGTATCGGGGATAGTACTTATTGCAGCGTTTGCCATCGATATACTACTTACTGTTAATACCCTGTTGAATCTTCATGATCGGCTTAAAAAGCTGCACGAGTTTACAGAAGACTTAAAAAAGAATGGAGAAATACTGGAATGGTTTAATGAACGGGAGCTGTTTAAAAGTTTTGAAAAACTCCGGCTTTTAGCTGAGGAAAGCAAAAATGAGCTTAACCTCAGATTGAGAGAGAAGTTTGAGACTCTTAGCCAGAAAAGAGGCAGCGGTCAGCGTTTGATTAAGGCATTCCCAAATATGAAAAGCATAAAGTACCAGGTTCAGCTTGATCATCTAAAATATATCCTCAAGCAACTAAGGGAAAGGGCCGGCGGAAAGCATTGA
- a CDS encoding extracellular solute-binding protein, which yields MNKVSVTKRGVALILAGALTVGMAACGKNTTNNNAAGTTNNAGGNKAKNVEIKFSHIWGSAADPFTPAAKKVIEDYQTANPNVKIAVDTNENEAYKTKIKAMAAANELPDIFSTWGGGFSQPFIQSKSVVQLDQYLTDDIKNKLVNGALTNVTYDGKVYGLPFFLSVGAMFVNTELFDKNGVKVPTTWEELLTAVKTFKAKGITPMAVSGKDKWTIAMYFDVMALRAAGPEKVTKTLTKQGSFKDPEFLNAANRFKELVDAGAFSKGAAGVSNDEAEVPFFEGKIPMMFKGSWTAGKAGSKDSKVAGKVKAISFPSIPGGLGNPKQFTGGAVDAVMVSENSKNKEEAIKFQIYFAENMAKESYLSGASMPAWKTDVDESKVNPSLVDVVNLTKDAESYTIWWDTLLAGKDTETYLNALQELFMGTKTPQQFVNSLQTIYGK from the coding sequence ATGAACAAAGTGTCAGTGACAAAAAGAGGAGTAGCACTTATACTGGCTGGTGCATTAACCGTTGGAATGGCGGCTTGTGGCAAGAATACAACCAATAATAATGCTGCGGGCACAACTAATAATGCAGGTGGAAACAAGGCTAAAAATGTTGAAATTAAATTCAGTCATATTTGGGGATCAGCAGCAGACCCCTTTACACCAGCTGCTAAGAAAGTTATTGAGGACTACCAGACTGCAAATCCAAATGTTAAGATCGCTGTCGATACAAACGAAAATGAAGCATATAAGACAAAAATCAAAGCAATGGCAGCAGCTAATGAACTGCCTGATATTTTTTCCACATGGGGCGGCGGATTCTCACAGCCATTCATTCAGTCAAAATCAGTAGTACAACTTGATCAATATCTGACGGATGATATAAAGAACAAGCTTGTTAACGGTGCATTGACCAATGTGACTTATGACGGGAAGGTGTATGGATTACCCTTCTTCTTGTCAGTAGGAGCAATGTTTGTCAATACAGAGCTTTTTGATAAAAATGGAGTCAAGGTTCCTACTACATGGGAAGAGCTTCTTACCGCAGTAAAAACCTTTAAAGCTAAAGGAATAACACCTATGGCTGTATCAGGTAAGGACAAATGGACAATAGCAATGTACTTTGACGTAATGGCACTAAGAGCTGCAGGCCCTGAAAAGGTAACCAAAACTCTTACAAAGCAAGGTTCATTCAAGGACCCAGAATTCCTCAATGCTGCTAACAGATTTAAAGAGTTAGTTGATGCAGGAGCATTCTCAAAGGGTGCTGCAGGTGTTTCAAATGATGAAGCTGAAGTACCATTTTTTGAAGGAAAAATTCCAATGATGTTCAAAGGTAGCTGGACAGCAGGAAAAGCAGGTTCAAAGGATTCCAAGGTTGCAGGAAAGGTCAAGGCAATATCCTTCCCATCAATACCTGGCGGTCTGGGAAATCCAAAGCAGTTTACAGGCGGAGCTGTTGATGCTGTAATGGTAAGCGAAAATTCTAAGAACAAGGAAGAAGCAATTAAATTCCAGATATATTTCGCTGAAAATATGGCTAAAGAATCATACTTGTCCGGTGCATCAATGCCTGCATGGAAAACAGATGTTGACGAAAGCAAGGTTAATCCTTCGCTTGTTGACGTTGTTAATCTGACTAAGGACGCTGAATCATATACAATCTGGTGGGATACACTTCTTGCCGGCAAAGATACAGAAACTTATCTCAATGCTTTGCAGGAATTATTTATGGGTACAAAAACACCTCAACAGTTTGTTAACAGTTTGCAGACAATTTATGGTAAGTAA